One Candidatus Eisenbacteria bacterium DNA segment encodes these proteins:
- a CDS encoding sigma 54-interacting transcriptional regulator, which produces MSEDKRPRGSAGPNIRQIEDLLAHGRFSAALDAIADLRASVPSASLPENPLLLARCRALLGLGRWKEVAEVAEKKLTELYALQPNEKRPILEFHIAAGRAAWRIGRPSRAEEHFRAAYHISRWDFEDTAGMLRTRNLLGLCFLGAGELHRAASEFARGQREARESGLYHEEASFSLNLAIALAKIGRIEPAEKELARARTLFGERGHSRGKVQARLYHGFLLRIRGRDLGAAEREIRGALSEAEEHGFERERVIALEYLGDLALDRHENQTAIESFDHALVLAERMAPEGDLVPELCRRIAEIHVRIGEPNRALITCERGLRIARKINDRFEEAATYRVMAMAHLLLGHREKAVRTAEEGVRELRKLDAGYELTRLLVWAGEMLLSGGDAEERREARDYLWEARSLTMSMKLEPWLERIEKVLGVEIGAPPPVATPRVEAAEMPRGADPGCFRFGIVTADPRMIELVRILERASASRLPILVLGESGTGKELLARAAHALSDRASRVFVVGNCVALPDGELDQDLFGKDAGIETGDDRARSGLFEAASGGVIFLDEVSELLSPAQAKLLRVIEMGELRRVGGMGLRQVDVRVIAASTRDLSSLVRRGLFRDDLYYRLNGIRLEVPPLRERPGDIELIGRYMLQQACAHAKKRITLSEEAWARLVAHPWTGNVRELRAVIDRTVALAKPGERLRAEDVQLHAAVRASRANGHEKKHPPEGERDRILEALRNHGGNQSEAARSLGGMKRTTLLYKIKKLDIRPEEYGPTSSS; this is translated from the coding sequence ATGAGCGAAGACAAGAGGCCGCGCGGAAGCGCCGGCCCCAACATTCGGCAGATCGAGGATCTTCTGGCGCACGGCCGGTTCTCCGCCGCGCTCGACGCCATTGCCGATCTGCGCGCGTCCGTGCCCTCGGCATCCTTGCCCGAGAACCCGCTGCTCCTGGCCCGGTGCCGGGCGCTCCTGGGCCTCGGGCGCTGGAAGGAAGTCGCCGAGGTCGCCGAGAAGAAGCTGACCGAGCTCTACGCGCTCCAGCCGAACGAGAAGCGCCCCATTCTCGAGTTCCACATCGCGGCCGGCCGCGCCGCGTGGCGCATCGGCCGCCCCTCGCGCGCGGAGGAGCACTTCCGCGCGGCCTACCACATCAGCCGCTGGGATTTCGAGGACACGGCGGGGATGCTCCGCACGCGGAACCTCCTCGGCCTCTGCTTCCTCGGCGCGGGCGAGCTGCACCGCGCCGCCTCGGAGTTCGCCCGCGGGCAGCGTGAGGCCCGCGAGTCCGGGCTCTACCACGAGGAAGCCTCCTTCTCGCTCAACCTCGCGATCGCGCTCGCGAAGATCGGGCGCATCGAGCCGGCCGAGAAGGAGCTCGCGCGCGCCCGCACGCTCTTCGGAGAGCGCGGGCACTCCCGCGGCAAGGTGCAGGCCCGCCTCTATCACGGGTTCCTGCTCCGGATCCGCGGCCGCGACCTGGGCGCCGCCGAGCGCGAGATTCGCGGCGCGCTCTCCGAGGCCGAGGAGCACGGGTTCGAGCGCGAGCGCGTGATCGCCCTCGAGTACCTGGGCGACCTCGCGCTGGACCGCCACGAGAACCAGACCGCGATCGAGTCCTTCGACCACGCGCTCGTCCTCGCGGAGCGCATGGCTCCCGAGGGGGATCTCGTACCCGAGCTCTGCCGCCGGATCGCCGAGATCCACGTCCGGATCGGCGAGCCGAATCGCGCGCTCATCACCTGCGAGCGCGGGCTCCGGATCGCGAGGAAGATCAACGACCGCTTCGAGGAGGCCGCCACCTACCGCGTGATGGCGATGGCGCATCTCCTTCTGGGCCATCGCGAGAAGGCGGTCCGGACCGCCGAGGAAGGCGTGCGCGAGCTCCGGAAGCTGGACGCCGGGTACGAGTTGACGCGGCTCCTCGTCTGGGCGGGCGAGATGCTCCTCTCCGGCGGGGACGCCGAGGAGCGTCGCGAAGCGAGGGATTACCTGTGGGAGGCGCGAAGCCTCACGATGTCCATGAAGCTCGAGCCGTGGCTCGAGCGGATCGAGAAGGTGCTCGGCGTCGAGATCGGCGCCCCGCCGCCGGTCGCGACACCTCGCGTGGAGGCGGCCGAGATGCCGCGGGGCGCGGATCCGGGCTGCTTCCGGTTCGGCATCGTGACTGCGGATCCGCGGATGATCGAGCTGGTGCGCATCCTCGAGCGCGCCTCGGCGAGCCGCCTGCCGATCCTCGTGCTCGGCGAGAGCGGAACGGGGAAGGAGCTCCTCGCGCGCGCCGCGCACGCGCTGAGCGACCGCGCCAGCCGCGTCTTCGTGGTGGGGAACTGCGTCGCGCTCCCGGACGGCGAGCTGGACCAGGACCTCTTCGGCAAGGACGCGGGGATCGAGACCGGTGACGATCGCGCCCGGTCGGGCCTCTTCGAGGCCGCGAGCGGCGGGGTCATCTTCCTCGATGAAGTGAGCGAGCTCCTGAGCCCCGCCCAGGCGAAGCTCCTCCGCGTGATCGAGATGGGTGAGCTGCGCCGCGTGGGCGGGATGGGCCTCCGGCAGGTCGACGTGCGCGTGATCGCCGCCTCCACGCGGGACCTCTCGTCCCTCGTGCGCCGCGGCCTCTTCCGCGACGATCTCTACTACCGGCTGAACGGCATCCGGCTCGAGGTCCCGCCGCTCCGCGAGCGGCCGGGGGACATCGAGCTGATCGGCCGCTACATGCTCCAGCAAGCCTGCGCGCACGCGAAGAAGCGGATCACGCTGAGCGAGGAGGCGTGGGCGCGGCTCGTGGCGCATCCCTGGACCGGGAACGTGCGCGAGCTCCGCGCCGTGATCGACCGCACGGTCGCGCTCGCGAAGCCCGGCGAGCGGCTCCGCGCCGAGGACGTGCAGCTCCACGCCGCCGTCCGCGCCTCGCGCGCGAACGGCCACGAGAAGAAGCATCCGCCCGAGGGCGAGCGGGACCGCATCCTCGAGGCGCTCCGGAACCACGGCGGGAACCAGTCCGAGGCCGCCCGGAGCCTGGGCGGGATGAAGCGGACGACCCTCCTCTACAAGATCAAGAAGCTCGACATCCGCCCCGAGGAGTACGGCCCCACGTCTTCGTCGTAA